A single region of the Sorghum bicolor cultivar BTx623 chromosome 7, Sorghum_bicolor_NCBIv3, whole genome shotgun sequence genome encodes:
- the LOC8069880 gene encoding uncharacterized protein LOC8069880, with translation MEKALALVVLVSGALLLSGHQPASAQVFCRSQFNLANEACSMRSFIPGPGVRRGGLPRQQQLNETSTTTSTAAAASGVQSRSSDDDDSHGGRRSRHRHQHRHSEEGEGEDPRDTACCRRLMGLDNSCVCQATARLPPFMNSVRHVITLTPVEGCEISFECPGPLF, from the coding sequence CCTGAGCGGGCACCAGCCAGCGAGTGCTCAGGTGTTCTGCCGCTCGCAGTTCAACCTGGCCAACGAGGCGTGCAGCATGCGGAGCTTCATCCCGGGCCCTGGGGTGAGGCGCGGGGGCCTGCcgcggcagcagcagctcaACGAGACGTCCACGACGACGtccacggccgccgccgccagcggcGTCCAGTCCCGgagcagcgacgacgacgacagccaCGGCGGGAGGCGGTCCCGGCACCGGCACCAGCACCGGCACAGcgaggagggggaaggggagGACCCGCGCGACACGGCGTGCTGCCGCAGGCTCATGGGCCTCGACAACTCGTGCGTCTGCCAGGCCACCGCGCGCCTCCCGCCCTTCATGAACTCCGTCAGGCACGTCATCACGCTCACGCCCGTCGAGGGCTGCGAGATCTCCTTCGAGTGCCCTGGCCCGCTCTTCTAA